The proteins below are encoded in one region of Mesoplasma melaleucae:
- a CDS encoding Hsp33 family molecular chaperone HslO, whose amino-acid sequence MDLQIRAISHKHNAKIAIVDISESMKQICDLQQTNPLISIALAKFTIGNTLIALDNKELAKINTNYITSNGAVKKMIAEFQNNKLRAYAQVKDFNIDEYIPHVSNNPIYATIGSQGQLLNSRDIGLKEPYVSTINTDSPNMDHIWMDFLRDSNQVGSLLTSDVILDDDLKIKKVVGVLIQLLPEHTQEDIDLLEAKLGNTNFLCEILMKSTNYYEVIKDILDDAEILQSKELIFKCTCNDKKILNSVKLLGTDELKEIVDRKEDIQVICDFCNKEYTVNNAELNKLI is encoded by the coding sequence ATGGATTTACAAATAAGAGCAATAAGTCATAAACATAATGCGAAAATTGCAATTGTTGATATTAGTGAAAGTATGAAACAAATTTGTGATTTACAACAAACCAATCCATTAATTAGTATTGCTTTAGCTAAATTTACAATTGGGAATACTTTAATTGCATTAGATAATAAAGAATTAGCAAAAATTAATACTAACTATATAACAAGTAATGGAGCAGTTAAAAAAATGATTGCTGAATTCCAAAATAACAAACTTAGAGCATATGCACAAGTTAAAGATTTTAATATTGATGAATATATTCCACATGTAAGTAATAATCCAATTTATGCAACAATTGGAAGCCAAGGTCAATTATTAAATAGTAGAGATATTGGTTTAAAAGAACCTTATGTTTCAACAATTAATACAGATTCACCTAATATGGATCATATCTGAATGGACTTTTTAAGAGACAGTAACCAAGTTGGTTCATTATTAACAAGTGATGTAATATTAGATGATGATTTAAAAATTAAAAAAGTTGTAGGAGTATTAATTCAACTACTACCAGAACATACACAAGAAGATATTGATTTATTAGAAGCTAAATTAGGAAATACTAATTTCTTATGTGAAATATTAATGAAATCAACAAATTATTATGAAGTAATTAAAGATATTTTAGATGATGCTGAAATTCTTCAAAGTAAAGAACTTATTTTTAAATGTACATGCAATGATAAAAAGATTTTAAATTCTGTTAAATTACTTGGAACTGATGAACTTAAAGAAATTGTAGATAGAAAAGAAGATATTCAAGTAATATGTGATTTTTGTAATAAAGAATACACAGTTAATAATGCTGAATTAAATAAATTAATCTAA
- a CDS encoding ABC transporter ATP-binding protein, with protein MEKQTNKKTKNEEIIIKEVKEIEIFDISTQSEAEREFIELEPKTNFDKGIKGLKQKNKYQKQLTSKYSKKILADGAIITTTNCKPSTEKHIIELKDVKKSYITGDLETPILKGIDVKLDKGDFIVILGPSGSGKTTFLNVISGLDKATEGDVFILGSNLSLLKDSHLTKFRRRNVGFIFQQYNLLTNLTSKENAEVGQNLANKNKQGMSIEDIFKTIGMKEQMNKYPHQMSGGQQQRVSIARALAKNPEILFADEPTGALDEEMGRKVLEILVKVNREQKTTVVVVTHNPNIAKIANTVIHIKNGLIDSLEKNKKPADPKTIEWS; from the coding sequence ATGGAAAAACAAACTAACAAAAAAACTAAGAATGAAGAAATAATTATTAAAGAAGTAAAAGAAATTGAAATTTTTGACATTTCAACTCAATCTGAAGCTGAACGTGAATTTATTGAACTTGAACCAAAAACAAACTTTGATAAAGGTATTAAAGGTTTAAAACAAAAAAATAAATACCAAAAACAATTAACAAGTAAATATTCTAAAAAAATTTTAGCTGATGGTGCAATTATTACAACAACAAATTGCAAACCAAGTACTGAAAAACACATTATTGAATTAAAAGATGTTAAAAAATCATACATTACTGGAGATTTAGAAACACCAATTTTAAAAGGTATTGATGTTAAATTAGACAAAGGTGACTTTATTGTTATCTTAGGACCATCAGGATCAGGAAAAACTACATTCCTTAACGTTATTTCAGGATTAGATAAAGCAACTGAAGGTGACGTATTTATCTTAGGATCAAACTTATCATTATTAAAAGATTCACACTTAACAAAATTTAGAAGAAGAAATGTAGGATTTATTTTCCAACAATATAACCTTCTAACAAACTTAACTTCAAAAGAAAATGCTGAAGTTGGACAAAACCTTGCAAACAAAAATAAACAAGGAATGAGTATTGAAGATATATTTAAAACAATCGGTATGAAAGAACAAATGAATAAATACCCTCACCAAATGTCTGGGGGACAACAACAAAGGGTTTCTATTGCCAGAGCATTAGCTAAAAACCCAGAAATCCTATTTGCCGATGAACCAACAGGAGCATTAGATGAAGAAATGGGACGTAAAGTATTAGAAATTTTAGTTAAAGTTAACCGTGAACAAAAAACTACAGTTGTAGTTGTTACTCATAACCCTAACATTGCCAAAATTGCTAACACAGTTATTCATATTAAAAATGGATTAATTGACAGTTTAGAGAAAAATAAAAAACCAGCTGATCCAAAAACAATTGAATGATCATAG
- a CDS encoding carbohydrate ABC transporter permease has product MKNTNKGLILSGKHFIKKTGTKNLEKTRFEAFNQLIWVLPAFFFICVFSYFSIFIVFKFGLSENGAQGVFKLSFLTIKELFTEPLNEFPIALRNTLLYVVLSVPISLLLSLWVGKSLSNVLNRKAFSFFQSALFLPYVTSSLAVAMAFSIIFSNSNNSLLAQLLHKLGMQNIDWTKPKNAITMTTIYGIWRMLPFQIILFTAAFLKVDKRLYHAAAVDGVPRWKQYWQISIPQIMPVIVYMITTAIIGSLKFIPFGLFTDYDEAVKAHAQTAVYYIFNQINGDIGTVASYSKGGAAAIILMLIILVITLFNLILSKYLRKKFR; this is encoded by the coding sequence TTGAAAAACACAAATAAAGGTTTAATTTTAAGTGGAAAACATTTTATTAAAAAAACCGGCACAAAAAATTTAGAAAAAACCAGATTTGAAGCATTCAACCAATTAATTTGAGTGCTTCCTGCTTTCTTCTTTATTTGTGTTTTTTCATATTTTTCAATCTTTATTGTTTTTAAATTTGGTTTAAGTGAAAATGGAGCTCAAGGTGTCTTTAAATTAAGTTTTCTTACAATTAAAGAATTATTTACAGAACCATTAAATGAATTTCCAATTGCTTTAAGAAACACACTGCTTTATGTTGTGTTATCAGTTCCAATATCATTACTATTATCATTATGAGTTGGTAAGTCTTTAAGTAATGTTTTAAATAGAAAAGCATTTTCATTTTTTCAATCAGCATTATTTTTACCATATGTAACATCTTCCTTAGCTGTTGCAATGGCTTTTTCTATTATCTTTTCAAATAGTAATAATTCATTACTTGCTCAATTGTTACATAAACTAGGAATGCAAAATATTGATTGAACAAAACCTAAGAATGCAATTACAATGACAACAATTTATGGAATATGAAGAATGTTACCATTTCAAATTATTTTATTTACAGCTGCCTTTTTAAAAGTTGACAAAAGGTTATATCATGCAGCAGCTGTTGATGGTGTTCCTAGATGAAAACAATATTGACAAATTTCAATTCCGCAAATAATGCCTGTGATTGTTTATATGATAACAACAGCAATCATTGGATCATTAAAATTTATTCCATTTGGTTTATTTACTGATTATGATGAAGCAGTTAAAGCACATGCACAAACTGCAGTGTATTATATCTTTAACCAGATTAATGGTGATATTGGAACAGTAGCTTCTTATAGTAAAGGTGGAGCTGCGGCAATTATTCTTATGTTAATAATTCTTGTAATCACTTTATTTAATCTAATCTTAAGTAAATATCTTAGAAAGAAATTTAGATAG
- a CDS encoding carbohydrate ABC transporter permease codes for MKNTNNISQIAFNRSELKFSRRQKSYDKDILKLDKIKNQYENVIIYTQNKVKKWLMQILLIIRIYFYKKYINIKHRNYIRSVSKKNSRILKLAGDFWYKRIFLNLSTYSAIFIMLIFLIFPFYWMLMTSFKPYSEVESGVLESLWPKEWTLQVYKDMFKYINAEGNPDSISIPRFFFNSLLVASLSTIFQLIVSVLAGFAIYNWRTKLNPLFLMVIFSIMMVPAESLLLGRYWITVQMQWKDTLMALIVPFIGNVFTIYLMSNAFYDLSKDLKRASKIDGLNTFQYFLKIAVPAVSGAILTAGIISFIDSWNAVLWPITVMDKDSGQWRTIPMLLYSIMYSDGIIPGYQLNPNNIKMAACIISIVPMIVIFLIFQKWIIRGLSRQGSNGSKG; via the coding sequence ATGAAAAATACAAACAATATATCACAAATAGCATTTAACAGATCTGAACTTAAGTTTAGCAGACGTCAAAAAAGCTATGATAAAGACATCCTTAAATTAGATAAAATTAAAAACCAATATGAAAATGTAATAATTTATACACAAAATAAAGTTAAAAAATGATTAATGCAAATACTGCTGATCATTCGTATTTATTTTTATAAAAAATATATTAATATAAAACACAGAAATTACATAAGAAGTGTAAGTAAAAAGAATAGCAGAATACTTAAGCTAGCAGGAGATTTTTGATATAAGAGAATCTTTTTAAACTTATCAACATATTCAGCAATTTTTATTATGTTAATATTCTTAATCTTTCCATTCTATTGAATGTTAATGACTTCGTTTAAACCTTATTCAGAAGTTGAAAGTGGTGTTTTAGAATCTTTATGACCAAAGGAATGAACACTACAAGTATATAAAGATATGTTTAAATACATTAATGCAGAAGGAAATCCTGATTCAATCTCAATTCCGAGATTCTTTTTTAACTCATTATTAGTTGCTTCATTATCAACAATCTTTCAATTAATTGTTTCTGTATTAGCTGGGTTTGCAATTTATAATTGAAGGACAAAACTTAATCCGTTATTCTTAATGGTTATTTTCTCAATTATGATGGTACCAGCAGAATCACTACTTTTAGGTAGATATTGAATAACAGTGCAAATGCAATGAAAAGATACATTGATGGCATTGATTGTGCCATTCATAGGAAATGTATTTACAATTTATTTAATGAGTAATGCCTTTTATGATTTAAGTAAGGACTTAAAAAGGGCGTCAAAGATTGATGGTTTAAATACATTCCAATACTTTTTAAAAATTGCAGTACCAGCAGTTAGTGGAGCAATTTTAACAGCAGGAATTATTTCATTTATTGATTCTTGAAATGCTGTTTTATGACCAATCACTGTAATGGATAAAGATTCAGGTCAATGAAGAACAATTCCAATGTTACTTTATTCAATTATGTATTCTGATGGAATTATTCCTGGATATCAATTAAATCCAAATAACATTAAAATGGCAGCATGTATTATTTCAATTGTGCCAATGATTGTAATCTTCTTAATCTTCCAAAAATGAATTATTCGTGGTTTATCAAGACAAGGGTCTAATGGAAGCAAAGGATAA
- a CDS encoding DUF1904 family protein yields the protein MPILKFNGTTEAQVKAYATKVDELVDLIVAKPEAILMMSNDNNVYAAQNTNKRIYVEVDWLARPEEARVALVKHLTDFFGGEGITVSVKFTEINKHLYVNNNRMG from the coding sequence ATGCCAATTTTAAAATTTAATGGAACAACTGAAGCACAAGTAAAAGCGTATGCAACTAAGGTTGATGAACTTGTAGATTTAATTGTAGCCAAGCCAGAAGCAATTTTAATGATGAGTAATGATAATAATGTTTATGCTGCACAAAACACAAACAAAAGAATATATGTAGAAGTAGATTGATTAGCAAGACCAGAAGAAGCACGAGTTGCATTAGTTAAACACTTAACTGATTTTTTTGGTGGTGAAGGTATCACAGTTTCTGTTAAGTTTACAGAAATTAATAAACACTTATATGTAAACAATAATAGAATGGGTTAA
- the dusB gene encoding tRNA dihydrouridine synthase DusB: protein MKIGNVEIKGKLVQGPMAGVSNPPFRLISKEHGADLVCAEMVSVEGITHNNKKTFSMLAVDQQEFPMSMQIFGNDVDSFIVATKWIDENVDCDIIDLNIGCPAPKVAVRSASGSSLLKTPELIYDIVKAVVENTSKPVTAKIRLGWDKNSVNAVEVSKLIEKAGASGITVHGRTRSEFYSGHADWEKIKEVKDAVNIPVIGNGDVIDGPSAKAMLDLTGCDGVMISRGCQGNPWIFKQVAHYLETGEELAKPSFEEWKETVLKHAKMLIDYKEDETSAIREFRKHLTWYLAVLPKTETLNQLKDEANKIDTFEDIKKIIEKYKEV from the coding sequence ATGAAAATAGGTAATGTAGAAATAAAAGGTAAATTAGTACAAGGCCCAATGGCTGGAGTTTCTAATCCACCATTTAGATTAATTTCAAAAGAGCATGGTGCTGATTTAGTATGTGCTGAAATGGTTTCTGTAGAAGGAATTACACACAATAATAAAAAAACATTTAGTATGTTAGCAGTTGATCAACAAGAATTCCCAATGAGTATGCAAATATTTGGCAATGATGTTGACTCATTTATTGTTGCAACTAAATGAATTGATGAAAACGTTGATTGTGACATTATTGATTTAAATATTGGATGTCCAGCTCCTAAAGTAGCTGTTAGATCAGCTAGTGGCTCAAGTTTATTAAAAACTCCAGAACTAATTTATGATATTGTGAAAGCTGTTGTTGAAAACACTTCAAAACCAGTCACTGCTAAAATCAGATTAGGATGAGATAAAAATAGTGTTAATGCTGTTGAAGTTTCAAAGCTAATTGAAAAAGCAGGGGCTAGTGGTATTACAGTACATGGAAGAACAAGAAGTGAATTTTACTCAGGTCATGCTGATTGAGAAAAGATTAAAGAAGTTAAGGATGCTGTTAATATTCCAGTCATTGGTAATGGAGATGTAATAGATGGACCAAGTGCTAAAGCAATGTTAGACTTAACTGGATGTGATGGAGTAATGATTTCAAGAGGATGCCAAGGTAATCCTTGAATTTTTAAACAAGTTGCACATTATTTAGAAACTGGAGAAGAATTAGCTAAACCAAGTTTTGAAGAATGAAAAGAAACAGTCTTAAAGCATGCTAAAATGTTAATAGATTATAAAGAAGATGAAACAAGTGCAATCAGAGAGTTTAGAAAACACTTAACTTGATATTTAGCAGTATTACCTAAAACTGAAACATTAAATCAGTTAAAAGATGAAGCAAACAAAATTGATACATTTGAAGATATTAAAAAGATTATAGAAAAGTATAAAGAGGTATAA
- the lysS gene encoding lysine--tRNA ligase gives MAERKFSEQELVRRTKLEKLIENNNDPYTISKYVRTHLLKQLIDLYNVYEKDELANLNQPEISIAGRIKLYREAGNKAAFLNIEDQDADIQVYVRQDEIGEAAFADFRELDLGDIVGFKGIMMKTNHGELSLRAKEYTLLSKALRPLPDKHAGIQDIEEKYRRRYVDLITNPESKRVFQARTKIIRTMQQMLDARGYMEVETPILHGVKGGAAAKPFITHYNALDVDVYLRIATELYLKRLIVGGFDGVYEIGRIFRNEGMSTRHNPEFTMIELYVAYEDMFFLMDLTEEVFRKCNAAVNDSPVIEYGGHKLDLSKPFKRLHMVDGIKQVTGADFWKPMSVEEALELAKKHNVHVEKHNFTVGHIINLFYEEFVEATIIEPTFVYGHPKEISPLSKSNAQDSRFTDRFELFIVGREYANAFSELNDPIDQYERFNDQIKEAAAGNDEATEMDIDFIEALEHAMPPTAGIGIGIDRLVMLLTNSESIKDVLLFPQMKPRD, from the coding sequence ATGGCAGAAAGAAAATTTAGTGAACAAGAATTAGTACGTAGAACTAAACTTGAAAAATTAATTGAAAATAACAATGATCCTTACACAATTAGTAAATATGTAAGAACACATTTATTGAAACAATTAATTGATTTGTATAATGTCTATGAGAAAGATGAACTAGCAAATTTAAATCAACCAGAAATTAGTATTGCTGGAAGAATTAAGTTATATCGTGAAGCTGGAAACAAAGCAGCTTTTTTAAACATTGAAGATCAAGATGCTGACATTCAGGTGTATGTAAGACAAGACGAAATTGGAGAAGCTGCTTTTGCTGACTTTAGAGAACTAGATCTAGGAGACATTGTTGGATTTAAAGGTATCATGATGAAAACAAATCATGGTGAATTATCTTTAAGAGCCAAAGAATATACTTTATTATCAAAAGCTTTAAGACCATTACCAGATAAACATGCTGGAATTCAAGATATTGAAGAAAAATACCGTAGAAGATATGTTGATTTAATTACTAATCCAGAATCAAAACGTGTTTTTCAAGCAAGAACAAAAATTATTAGAACAATGCAACAAATGCTTGATGCTCGTGGATATATGGAAGTTGAAACACCAATTCTTCATGGAGTTAAAGGTGGAGCTGCTGCTAAACCATTTATTACTCACTATAATGCTTTAGATGTTGATGTTTATTTAAGAATTGCTACAGAGCTTTACTTAAAAAGATTAATTGTTGGTGGATTTGATGGAGTTTATGAAATTGGAAGAATCTTTAGAAATGAAGGAATGAGTACAAGACATAACCCAGAATTTACCATGATTGAATTATATGTAGCTTATGAAGATATGTTTTTCTTAATGGATTTAACTGAAGAAGTATTTAGAAAATGTAATGCTGCAGTTAATGATTCACCAGTGATTGAATATGGTGGACATAAATTAGATTTATCAAAACCATTTAAACGTTTACATATGGTTGATGGAATTAAACAAGTTACAGGAGCTGACTTCTGAAAACCAATGAGTGTTGAAGAAGCATTAGAATTAGCTAAAAAACATAATGTACATGTTGAAAAACATAACTTTACAGTAGGACACATTATTAACTTATTCTATGAAGAATTTGTCGAAGCTACAATCATTGAACCAACATTTGTATATGGTCATCCAAAAGAAATATCACCATTATCTAAATCAAATGCTCAAGATTCAAGATTTACAGATCGTTTTGAATTATTTATAGTTGGAAGAGAATATGCAAATGCCTTTAGTGAATTAAATGATCCAATTGATCAATACGAAAGATTTAACGATCAAATTAAAGAAGCTGCTGCTGGAAATGATGAAGCAACAGAAATGGATATTGACTTTATTGAAGCATTAGAGCATGCAATGCCTCCAACTGCTGGAATAGGAATTGGAATTGATCGTTTAGTAATGTTATTAACAAATAGTGAATCAATTAAAGATGTATTACTATTCCCACAAATGAAACCAAGAGATTAA
- a CDS encoding MBL fold metallo-hydrolase produces MKKFVSILGSLSLTMASSSLLVSCKWNNDVTNPRDASNNNNNCGSEGNRSRNNVNLERTTSFWVLSVGNANFTFLQNQDHAVIFDVGVGMSGQVNEGVSDDGLDHYSSKASETGNWKMDSTDRTKWVVDYMKNVAHVNYIDAILISHKHQDHFSGLKAIVNNFDVGTVVAPMDSLGLETTIHALSNGKNIKVDTNFDRNYQFMGVDIENISAYASQENLDEACGDNPNSTSAIWRFAVNNKTFLLPGDMQDHDNWKTNLKTNKTPIMSDLTVQNKIKEKPVDVYLPSHHGSANSSQSITFALGALQIKPEEVIISGTTATEYWKGYANALVFPDERPTSELGKKNQTEDPNRGKVIYNIKQSFGDVTGLVKLTGVAPKSVTSVAEYNNIMDYDHQNYTFEYRLTTNNTSENKMIYHNANIVNKYLV; encoded by the coding sequence ATGAAAAAATTTGTAAGTATTTTAGGATCATTAAGCTTAACAATGGCTTCTAGTTCATTATTAGTATCATGCAAATGAAACAATGATGTTACAAATCCAAGAGATGCAAGTAACAACAATAACAACTGCGGCAGCGAAGGCAATAGAAGTCGTAACAACGTTAATTTAGAAAGAACAACCTCATTTTGAGTTTTATCTGTTGGAAATGCTAATTTTACTTTTTTACAAAACCAAGATCACGCAGTAATTTTTGATGTGGGTGTTGGAATGAGTGGACAAGTAAATGAAGGTGTTAGTGATGATGGTTTAGATCATTATAGTTCAAAAGCAAGTGAAACAGGAAATTGAAAAATGGATAGCACAGACAGAACTAAGTGAGTTGTTGATTACATGAAAAATGTTGCTCATGTAAATTATATTGATGCTATCCTTATTTCACATAAACACCAAGATCATTTTAGTGGGTTAAAAGCTATAGTTAATAACTTTGATGTTGGTACTGTTGTTGCTCCAATGGATAGTCTTGGATTAGAGACAACTATTCATGCTTTAAGTAATGGAAAGAATATTAAGGTAGATACTAACTTTGACAGAAACTATCAATTTATGGGCGTTGATATTGAAAACATTTCTGCATACGCAAGTCAAGAAAATTTAGATGAAGCTTGTGGTGATAATCCAAATTCAACTAGTGCAATTTGAAGATTTGCAGTAAACAATAAAACATTTTTACTTCCGGGAGATATGCAAGATCATGACAATTGAAAAACAAACCTTAAAACTAATAAAACTCCAATAATGAGTGATTTAACTGTTCAAAATAAAATCAAAGAAAAACCTGTTGATGTTTATTTACCATCTCATCATGGATCAGCTAACTCATCACAATCAATTACTTTTGCCTTAGGTGCACTACAAATTAAACCAGAAGAAGTAATTATTTCAGGAACAACAGCCACAGAATATTGAAAGGGATATGCTAATGCATTAGTTTTTCCTGATGAAAGACCAACATCAGAACTTGGTAAAAAGAATCAAACAGAAGACCCAAATAGAGGAAAAGTTATTTATAATATAAAACAATCATTTGGTGATGTTACAGGTTTAGTTAAACTAACTGGAGTTGCTCCTAAATCAGTTACATCAGTTGCAGAATATAATAATATAATGGATTATGATCATCAAAATTATACTTTTGAATATCGTTTAACAACAAATAATACATCAGAAAATAAAATGATTTATCATAATGCAAATATAGTTAACAAATACTTAGTATAA
- a CDS encoding lipoprotein, translated as MKKLLAILEAVGLTATTSVAVVSCSGDKANWKLNDDKKVTLNTVKGVKTDLGKVADFSYKTIQNKFFWIKLRHSSRR; from the coding sequence ATGAAAAAATTATTAGCTATATTAGAAGCAGTTGGATTAACTGCAACAACATCAGTTGCTGTAGTTTCATGTAGTGGAGATAAAGCAAACTGAAAATTAAACGATGACAAAAAAGTTACTTTAAATACTGTTAAAGGTGTTAAAACAGATTTGGGGAAAGTTGCAGACTTTAGTTATAAAACAATTCAAAATAAATTTTTTTGAATTAAACTCAGACATTCTTCCAGAAGATAG
- a CDS encoding ATP-binding cassette domain-containing protein: protein MSIKLKNITIDYGNFLAVDNLNINIETGKLVSLLGPSGCGKTTALNSIAGLINTTKGQILFDGIDVTNKTSQKRNIGLVFQSYALYPHMTVYKNIAYPLYHSKSFKDEFKRENKKNRSLLKAVTQTAGYECIYNEQQNFLKKYKQFIKKISTKLEKHKEEFLQLHKDSIIKYTTQILGQYENSEILQNQLISYLFDKIKIKFTNIKNSVDKVFFDEYKKIKMSNLDVRFYETISYYAWVNAKKIKTNKEHMDSLIKTSKKNKKLIVKEQKETVPGVIIFNNSTTNEYKQYLEIKTKLTEAFINKKIESIKNQIISGFEGFKNDFFDEPLFSGLNEKEIIKTKSQVINFMNTRNNNNLYSDEKVDLLSLQKDIQKNIYTFKRKVQELVLETSEKVEIRNQLNKKPYELSGGQQQRVAIARAIVKKPKILLLDEPLSNLDAKLRLTTREWIKRFQQQVGITTIFVTHDQEEAMSISDSIFIMNKGVLQQSGTPIEIYENPINTFVANFIGTPNMNFIPTIVEKSKLLLPNGKTIPFKYEASGKAKVTLGIRPEHIFITKKEGSTKLGTGSLVHIERLGKNNHLKIKVSKDLEIQLLVDPREWDKMDANKEIDMYFNTNQIYVFDEVGKIISNEK, encoded by the coding sequence ATGAGTATAAAATTAAAAAATATAACTATAGATTATGGTAATTTTTTAGCCGTTGATAATTTGAATATTAATATAGAAACAGGGAAACTTGTTTCTTTATTGGGTCCATCAGGTTGTGGAAAAACAACAGCGCTAAATTCTATAGCAGGTCTTATCAATACTACAAAAGGACAAATATTGTTTGATGGTATTGATGTAACAAATAAAACAAGTCAAAAAAGAAATATTGGATTAGTTTTCCAAAGTTATGCTTTATATCCACATATGACTGTTTATAAAAACATTGCATATCCTTTATATCATTCAAAAAGTTTTAAAGATGAGTTTAAAAGAGAAAACAAAAAAAATAGATCACTATTAAAAGCAGTTACTCAAACAGCAGGTTATGAGTGCATATATAATGAGCAACAAAACTTTTTAAAAAAATACAAACAATTTATAAAAAAAATATCAACGAAATTAGAAAAACATAAAGAAGAATTTTTACAATTACACAAAGATTCAATAATAAAATATACAACACAAATTTTAGGGCAATATGAAAATTCTGAGATTTTACAAAACCAACTTATTAGTTATCTTTTTGATAAAATAAAAATTAAATTTACAAACATTAAAAATAGTGTTGATAAAGTGTTTTTTGATGAATACAAAAAAATTAAAATGTCTAATTTAGATGTTAGATTTTATGAAACAATTAGCTATTATGCATGAGTTAATGCTAAAAAAATAAAAACAAATAAAGAACACATGGATAGTTTAATTAAAACAAGTAAAAAAAATAAGAAGTTGATTGTTAAAGAGCAAAAAGAAACTGTTCCTGGAGTTATTATTTTTAATAATTCAACTACAAACGAGTATAAACAATATCTAGAAATTAAAACAAAATTAACAGAAGCATTTATTAATAAAAAAATCGAATCTATTAAAAATCAAATTATTTCAGGTTTTGAAGGATTTAAAAATGACTTTTTTGATGAACCGCTTTTTTCAGGTTTAAATGAAAAAGAAATTATTAAAACAAAATCACAAGTAATTAATTTTATGAATACAAGAAATAATAATAATTTATATAGTGATGAAAAAGTTGATTTATTAAGTTTACAAAAAGATATTCAAAAAAATATTTATACTTTTAAAAGAAAAGTTCAAGAATTAGTTTTAGAAACTTCTGAAAAAGTTGAAATTAGAAATCAATTAAATAAAAAACCATATGAGTTATCAGGTGGGCAACAACAAAGGGTTGCAATTGCAAGAGCTATTGTAAAAAAACCTAAAATTTTATTACTTGATGAACCACTTTCAAATTTAGATGCAAAACTTCGTTTAACAACAAGAGAATGAATTAAAAGATTTCAACAACAAGTTGGGATAACGACAATTTTTGTTACTCATGATCAAGAAGAAGCTATGAGTATCTCTGATTCAATTTTCATTATGAATAAAGGTGTTTTACAACAATCAGGAACACCAATTGAAATATATGAAAATCCTATTAACACTTTTGTTGCTAATTTTATTGGTACACCAAACATGAACTTTATTCCAACAATAGTTGAAAAAAGCAAACTATTATTACCAAATGGCAAAACTATTCCATTTAAATATGAAGCTTCAGGTAAAGCAAAAGTTACTTTAGGTATTAGACCAGAACATATTTTTATTACTAAAAAAGAAGGTTCTACAAAACTTGGAACAGGTTCACTAGTACACATCGAAAGACTAGGAAAAAATAATCACTTAAAAATTAAAGTTTCAAAAGATTTAGAAATACAACTTTTAGTTGATCCAAGAGAATGAGATAAAATGGATGCTAATAAAGAAATTGACATGTACTTTAATACAAATCAAATATATGTATTTGATGAAGTTGGAAAAATTATTTCAAACGAAAAATAG